TTTTTGATGCGATACTACTGGGTACCCGATTCTTGTAGAGCGATACTTGATATGATCGATACTTTGTATTCGATATCGTGTTCCTATGAGTGGATCAAAAATGCTCCACGGTGCTTTCCGAAAGTTATGACTTAACGATTGATCAACAGTTTTCTTGTCAAGCTCTAAATAGGTCACCCTTTATGTAAATTGTTTATTCGTAtacaaatcaattttttttatctttaattaaataaaattataaataaatcgcTACATACCTTGCTAATGAGATTTAGGCCATAATATAATTAATTTGTGAACATTtgtttatttcaaaataattttaattgcaGGCCTCTATCGAGGAGATACGCGAGCTTGCTGCACGTTTATGCCGCGATTATTTGACTGGGCGATGGAAAACGATCAGCCCGGCTGATTTAACGGTTAAAAAGATTAAGTGAGTATAAAGATAAAGTGAGATAGTGATTTATGTGATATTTtttgattataaaaaaaattatttcttaattcataaaaaaataaataaaatttcctttTTACAGTGGCGGCTTAAGCAACTTCCTATATTATATAAGTCTTCCGACTAATCATAATAATATACGAGAGTGTCCAAACAATAGCACAGCATCTCAAAGCTCTGAGAATTATGTTCAATTACTCGATGATAATAATGAGTTAATTTCCGGTgataatataattaataataataataacaataacaaaaataatcaCGAGCAATTATCATTAGCAGCCAGACAATGTACTAACGAACCAAATGAGGTgagtcatttttttatttaattatgcagaacttaaatttaaaagttaAGCGCCAATGAATTTCAATAAGAAATTCATAAACTCATTAGTCACTTGATTGATACCACAGATTATTATACAAACTATTTTTAaaactagcagatccggcagaaGCTGTTCTGACCTAACTTTAGTCTATCTGTGTAACCCTTAAGAAGTGTTTACCTCTTATGCTCCCTTCTCCTCTCTCCCCCTTTTCCGTATCCTTTTATTgactcctccctctgtctttcCCTTTCTTtgtgtctctttctccctctccctcTTTTTCCTCACTCCTTTTCTGCTGCAGCTATCTCTATCTTTCTATCTTCGTCTAagtctatctctttctcagtctctttctccttccttcttctctctagtttttttattcttctccTCCTCCCTTATTCACAGTTCCTGCCTAAGTTCAAATCCCAGTCTCAGTCCTACTAtcagtcccagccccagtcccagtcacagtcTATCCCTGTTCCGTTTCCCGGAAAAATGGTGTCGATATATCAAGATCCATATAAGCTAAATTTTTATAAAGCCTTCCTTCAAACGAAACAACATTAAAAGCGTAGACAGGACTTGGAGTGTTGGGAATACGATAAAGGAATCTTTTTGCAATGACTGAGGGGATCAATAGCGCTGCGAAGGACATCCTTTAGTTTCGAATTGGATTCAAGTTAAAAGGTGTTACTTCACACGAAAATCACAGTAGAGAACACCTAGGGATGATAAAAGAAAGCCAATTTGTGATGGAAACTCAATAAGGAGATGCTTGTGAAGCTATATTTTTTTCCATTCCATTCTCTCTACAGCTCCACAAATAAAGGCATAGCGAGATAACTGGATATTGAAACGTATTTTCATTCTTCGTCTAATTTTCTGTGAAGACAATACAGTTTTGGCGTTGTGACATCTTTAATGGTTTTTATCGAAAACCTCACGACATTAGATTAGGCTTAGAAGTGTTCCAGAGTTAAGTTGAAATCTACACGGACCAATCAGCTTAACCTAACCCCACCTTACCTTTGAAACACACACAATGTGAACTGGTGTCAAATTGTCCGCGATATCCAAGTAGCCGATTAGAATACTGTTTCAGCGTCCACATTTCGGTAGATTTTCGAATATACGAAATCCATTATTTGCGGAGTTTCTTCTGGTAACTATCTGCGAATTGTCTTTCTCCGGCAATCCTTCTTACCAAAAGGGAAAATtcctacttttttttttaaagatggtGGAATTTGGTTCGATTTGATGGCCTATCGGTTTCgatgttgtgccatcttcagtattATGAACTTGAAATGACACggacgatggcacaacgctgaaaacggtttatttctaaaaaaaaatttgacaaacGATAATATAAAGTCGATCCAATATACAATATATTAGTCGCCCCAAGGATGGCATCTGTAGGATTGAGATATCTTCCTTTAAGGTTTATCTGTCCGACAAAACCCatttttgtgaacaaaatttgatccagaagcagcaagtagcatacgcCACAGAAAGTTTATAGTATATGCCAAGAGGACGAATgtcttttataacataggtcctggtttttgatagagcttttcagtttggtcgttaaataaactatggactcattcagtctatgtgggtcCTCACAGATCGGCTAGTTCAATTTTACGCAAAGAACAAAGGAAGTGATTGCAGAGGAAGGGTGCAGGAAAAAGGcagtagaagaagaagaaaattacGAAGAGAAGGATAGGTAGAAAGAAGAAGAGCGTCACAAGAAAAGAAAGGCAAAAATGAGGATCTGAGTACAATATTTCAAATGTAGGCAAATTAATTGTCAATCAAAATCTACCCAGTACaatcatttattttaaaaatacagCTCGCTTCATTGAACATTGCAAGGGCTATTGAGTGTACCCCTAATGTTCCGTTTTTAAagcttaaatttttaatttcttttatttaggTATTACTCCGCATCTATGGTGAAGCCCATGGTGACGATGATGCTTTAGGTGGTATGATTACAGAATCTGTTATATTTGCGTTACTTAGCGAACGTAATTTTGGACCCAAATTATATGGTATCTTTCCTGGGGGACGTCTTGAGCAATATCTAAATGTAAGTTCAAATAACTAACAAGCTAAAAGTCAAGTAATTAGGTCCAATAAAGtcatctttgtttttttttttttttttgtaatttcaggCACGTGCTTTACTCACACATGAACTGGCAAAGCCGAAAATTTCCAAGAAAATTGCCGAAAAAATGGCTGAAATACATGTCCTGAATATACCAGTATCAAAAGAACCCGAATGGATGTGGAATTGTATGGATCGATGGCTGAAAACAGTTGATGGTATTTTATCACGAAGTGATTGGTGAGTATAATAATGAATGTAGAGACAATGTTGGTGCTTTGATTGTTACACAAATCTGAACATTGGATTAGCATTGAACTCGGTTTCGTCCATTTGCCGTCTTCAGTGCCATTGCTCATCCTGATCTATTTGTATGCACTGTTTTGcatttaaacatacaaacatatataatgCGCACATACAAACACTCATTTTGACAGTACCTGCGTCAGAATAtccaattataaaaaattttaaatattgacaGAACAGAAATGACACCGAAGATGGCACAATGATGAAATAAGTTTACAGTTTAAGTTAAGTATACCGCCGCTGGGAGactcgacgaatatgagaacagggcaacggacttgctatgcaccaatagggttgactgcgaagtctcaaggtccttatggccatgcttggatagaaaaggcaccagcttccttctcaaaatgaacaaatctgcggtgagggtacttacgggtgtcaacacaggtcattgtgctatcgcaccaatgctccgacggtggcgaagaccaacaagctccctctgcagaagctgtcaggatgaggaggaaaaggagtcgatctaccactttctctgccgatgtcaaAGAAGAAGGCccgatttctgggctcacgcttcttcgacagcctggcaaaggttgggaaggtggacgtctcgcttcttcttgggttcatcagggaaagcaagtggttcgttgaggaccactaggaggtaatgggtcTAAACGAATTTTCCACCACCCTGTATGTACTTACTGAtagcactcacaatggacaaaaatgtctccgagtggaagtgtgggtaatactcacgcacgccctcttaacctaacttaacctatacatatgtacatcaaatCTCAATTCTTATTGAACTGGGTAGCTAAAAGATCTGTTACCTGCGATGCTTTACAGTTGAAGTCAGCTGCTACCTCTTAGTCTATATCGTAATATAGTCTTAGAATATCCGTACCAAGTCTAGTGTAGCTCTTTAGTTTGAATATTCATCCCTACTGCAAAGTAATGACAATCATATTTAATTCTTTTCACTTTTATTAGGGGTGATAAGAAAGCTATAGtgaatgcaataaaaaaaatcgatttccgCAAAGAAATGAACTGGCTACAATCGGTCATCAATAAGGGCAATTACAAAGTAATGTTCTGTCACAATGATATGCAAGAGGGCAATATACTATTTGCAAATCCCAATTCGAATAACACCAGTAGTGATAAGACAAATGGAAAGAGGTTAGTATGTAGATAGTGAAAGCATATTTACAACATTGGGGtgatttgagaaaaaaaattacatacatatatattcttcAAATATTTGTACCTTTCattaaaattaaatggtatattaagtgtGTCACGAGTCTCAAAAAGAAACTTGAAATTTCACAAGATGCTTACACATTGTCATAAGCTATTCCCTGAAAACTCGTcaagatcggttatatatataatatttatcccatacaactgattgttgagattttgtgaatttttgaaATGTCAACACATTTTtattcagctccattcatgaacgATATGAGGTCTTTGGCgcaaccgaagacagtcccgttcgtCAACACCATTTTCTAAGCATTCTTTTTaatctttgaaaaattttgtaacacTTATGGCGATGCAATTGATAACCAACattatacttaaatttttttctaacctTTGAGGAAGTTATAGTTCCCAAGCAACTCTCCAAGATAGTTTTGCCATTACTCTCCAACGTTTAGGAAATTTTGAGAAACTAATAGTTTTGGAGTCGACTTC
The DNA window shown above is from Eurosta solidaginis isolate ZX-2024a chromosome 2, ASM4086904v1, whole genome shotgun sequence and carries:
- the LOC137239399 gene encoding choline/ethanolamine kinase is translated as MSNLKTASIEEIRELAARLCRDYLTGRWKTISPADLTVKKINGGLSNFLYYISLPTNHNNIRECPNNSTASQSSENYVQLLDDNNELISGDNIINNNNNNNKNNHEQLSLAARQCTNEPNEVLLRIYGEAHGDDDALGGMITESVIFALLSERNFGPKLYGIFPGGRLEQYLNARALLTHELAKPKISKKIAEKMAEIHVLNIPVSKEPEWMWNCMDRWLKTVDGILSRSDWGDKKAIVNAIKKIDFRKEMNWLQSVINKGNYKVMFCHNDMQEGNILFANPNSNNTSSDKTNGKRTTHINGTVTHDETYNTDDDDDDDNDEPDLQIIDFEYCAYNYRSFDLANHFIEWTFDYSNPVAPFYYQRKQNYPTKEQRQRFYIAYLRKINESLPKYMPTQQELDSMDDEVRLFSMFSHLHWGMWSIVMTLATIEFGYWEYGADRLLEYQQIKSTYESGAQAPNS